The following coding sequences lie in one archaeon BMS3Bbin15 genomic window:
- a CDS encoding phosphodiesterase, with translation MRLLCISDIHGRYTNIKKIESELREADIVILVGDITNFGDRDDAMKIIREFMKYNPKILAVHGNCDLLSVNDALKELKVWLHGRSTVINGTGFFGLGGSNITPFATPQEYSEEKLSRIVEKAYNSLGNIEKKIFISHTPPYGILDRTGSGIRAGSKALRNFIRDADMELVICGHVHEAKGIEKWQGKLIVNPGPMHMGYAIVEVNDGLEAELISL, from the coding sequence ATGCGATTGCTCTGCATCTCTGACATACATGGAAGATACACAAATATTAAAAAGATTGAGTCTGAGCTTAGAGAAGCTGACATTGTAATTCTCGTAGGTGACATAACTAATTTTGGGGACAGAGATGACGCAATGAAAATTATAAGGGAGTTCATGAAATATAACCCTAAAATTCTGGCAGTTCATGGAAACTGTGACTTATTATCTGTTAATGATGCACTGAAAGAACTCAAAGTCTGGCTTCATGGCAGAAGTACAGTTATCAATGGCACAGGTTTCTTCGGCCTTGGAGGGTCTAACATAACACCCTTTGCCACACCTCAGGAATACTCTGAGGAGAAGCTGTCCAGGATAGTTGAGAAAGCATATAATTCTCTTGGCAATATAGAGAAGAAAATCTTTATCAGCCATACCCCTCCCTACGGCATTCTTGACAGAACAGGTTCAGGAATAAGGGCTGGGAGCAAAGCTCTCAGAAATTTTATAAGAGATGCTGATATGGAGTTGGTAATATGCGGGCATGTCCATGAAGCAAAGGGCATTGAGAAATGGCAGGGAAAGCTTATTGTAAATCCGGGTCCAATGCACATGGGCTATGCTATTGTTGAGGTCAATGATGGGTTAGAGGCCGAGCTTATAAGTTTATAA